From Camelina sativa cultivar DH55 chromosome 5, Cs, whole genome shotgun sequence:
CGTTGGTGGAAGAGAATTACCGGGCAAATCTCCTTTGGCAGAGAGCTCACCACAAACATTTATGCATATGCAAGAATGAAGTAATAGATTTCTGCCAATGGTGATCTTGCCCTGTAATGCATTTTCACcttctctttgtctctttttcatctttctctctctctctctctctactaaaataaatgttgttgttgtgtttataTACAACACTGCAATAAGCATATTCAATGGCACTATCCTTTCGCTAGAATAAAATCTATCCCCTACGTACGTATAATTTAGTCTCCTAAGGAATAATCCTCTATGCCCCCGAGATTTTACGGTCATCTTGAGTGATCTTATATTCGAGTCTCACCGAGTTTTGTTCTACTTTACATGattattttaactaaataatagtATTTAAACAGCTATTAATTGTTTAAGAtaattaacttctttttttttgtgtgtgcaaaaGATGATTAACTTCAAGAATTAATCTTTTGACTTGCCAAAAAGTTCGACAATGACAACTTGTAAAGGTTATACTCTAAAAATGGAAGATCCATGGTATTGTCCTCTCcaggtttttattttgaaaaaaaaaaaattcacaaagatttgttcttctctttttgttgttgttgtaaagtTAAGTTTACTTACTTTCTATAGGTAATTAGCTAGGATGAGGAAAAACttgctctttttcttcttacttaGAACTTTTCcttatttctgtttctttttaccTCTTTCTTCTAAGCTATTCACTAGTAGCTTGTATATTGGAAGTATAAGTTTTAGACTCAGTTAATATTCTTGCCATCATCATCCATTAAGCAGACACTTGAGCAAATGAACTTTTGAGTTAATTAGATAGAtctaaaatataatgaaaacagTACAAAGCACAGTCCATAATTACTTAGACCATCATTACCGGCAGCAACCCTCTCAtgttccttttaaaaaaaaattattattttattcatttattatcttttattaattataaccatTATGTAAATGACACTGTTAATTATTTGAGAGAAACGGTTCTTCCTCTAGTAATTTGAGCAGCGATTTTTCCCttcgtttcttctctttcatcactatattatttttttattaatgagtCATTTGATTAGTAACTCCCACTAATGATGCCCTTAGTGTCAAATGCATGTCAGTGCAACCGCTACGATCCACAAACGTACCTTTTGCGAGCGACTGCAAATGAACCAAACCAATAAACTTCTACGTGgtcatttgtatatatattgtttagtttttacatttttctcttattcatattaatagttaaaatattagagaagattaaaagagtaagaataTTGTCACTACAATTAAGTCAACTTTACTACTGTGATATAGAAGccttattttaatttaaactagCCCATTAATCTGTAGAATATAAAATTCGAAcacttattattttcaaaattcatgCATGTATGCATCCTATTCTTGTATAGCACCTTTTGAGATTTTATGATTTAGCTTGAAAAGGCCAAAGGTCAGAGTTATATGCTTCAGGGTACTGACAGCATATTCAACAAGTATATCCAACTACAACAAACATTAGTTTGCATGCTATTGTACTTGATCATTAATTTAGCTATTTGACTAATGCACATAAGATAATTTTGGCTTTAGATAGTATATATTACTAACCCACGAGATAGATGTCACCAATGAGGAAATAAGGCCAAATGTATTGTTCCAACCTAAGAATCCGTAAATCCATGCATTTCGTTAATATAAACCTAacatgattgatttttttatgatgaAAAATCGTTTACTGGTAAACGTTTCTAACTTGAGTATTAAATTTGGTTGTCAGATTATCATAAATGAATTTTGAAGCATTCTTTGCCTAAGTGtttgaattaaaacaaaataaaagagttggTTCAAAAGAGACTATGAATCgaataaaatcttcaaaaaatataaccataaaAATATGAGTATGAGCGTCAAATAATTAACACtatcaaatgaaaatattttatagtagATTGGACGACAATGGAAAAATGAATAACAGTAGAGAAGAATTGCGAGGCAAATCTCCTTTGGCAGAGGAATAGATGAGAACATATAACAGTCATCTATATTCCCCTGCCAATAGAGGATTCGCCCTGTAATTCTTTCTACCAAGAAATAATCTATGTCCTTCTCTCTCACTTGTTGGCTTCAAAgtaaaaaactcaaattttgtAATGTATTTATAACATTAATGTAAAGAGCATATCCTACGGAACAATTTCCTATCAAAACATGAACTATAAAACCTGGTATACCATTTACCAGCAAAGTATTCGCATGACTGGCAAatcaagaaaagtaaaaaatgttaattcaTGAGATCAGAAGCATGAGGACCGCATGAAGAGGGGTCTTTAGGATTATACTATACACATATGCTCTATGAAACATGCGTGGGATGTGCCAGAGAATATGCTTTACTATATACATTGGCTATATAGAAGTACACCTTCATCAacgaactatatatatgtactttttgCTAGTCCAACTTATAATAACTCAAGATGCAATGCGAAAAAtcagaaacatatatatagataagaaTTGAAGATGCATGTTTGTGAAGTCAGAGAGATAATGTATGGTTGGATTACTGGGCGAATACTCCTATGGCAGATGGCTATGGCTATGGATGCAAGTAAAATGCTTATCTGCCAAAGGAGATTTGCCCCGCAATTCATCCCATGCAAACCAATATAATCTCTAGGCAAGTTATGTTTACTTTTCTTGGTTTTCAGGTTTTATGGATCTTGGGATCTGAAAACTACCATGCGAGGTATATGTTGGTGAGTGTCTCTCAAGGCATTAATTAGTTTGAATGTTTATAGTATGTTATAATGTCTTTCCCCCATTCTATCATTCTCGTGTCTTCAATCctagtaaaaaacaaaaacaaaaaagtcagaGAACGCGTGAGCCACGTGATGAGGTGCATGCACACTCTACAACTATCCCCGGGTTTGCAAACTGTCCTCGGAGATTAGCACAATCATCGTCGACCAAGATTCTTATAATGGTACTACAACAATCTTCTTTTCGCACTGTTCTCTTCagaattttgctttttttcttcctgTGAATGTAAATCATGTTTTTGACTTACGATTATTTTAAATCATGCATTGTGAAActagaatttattttttccttcacAAAAACGACGAATGTTTTATGGTGTGCACCAAACAAATATGATGTAGATAGATTAATTATGGCAATTATGAGGTGGTCTATGTTAGTATGTGGGCCTGTAATTATGTATTATCAATCACATTGGCCCATGTGATTGATCAGAACCAAAGTGACATGTGAAGAGCAGAAGAGAGGCCATATGTGGTGGGGATTATATGTACGAGGTGTACGAAGTTGCCCTTTCTCTCAAGAGGGAGATGCAAAATGGTGTTGTTTCTATTAAACTCTAAACTGTCCATCTGCTACTCAGAGAGTTTAATCTAAGGATTTGGATTCTATCATCTCTTTTCCATATATAGTCTAAAGAGTCAGAACCCAACTAATAAAATTaccaacatatattatatacttattCACTTATTTTGGTAGTAACCACtaaactttttgaaaaaccAATGAAGCAAAAGGATAGAGAGCAGGAAAAGCATGAAGATGCAGCAAGATTGTCCTCTTCCacgtcttcttctctcatccAATGTATTGTCCCTTTCGCCGCTCCAATCCTCCATCAACCTTACTGTAATGTTCTTCGCTGTGCAGCCGCATATTTCACATACACTGCcaagaacacaacaaaaacaccaAGATTTGGATCTCTTGTACATTAGTCCACTTCATGCATCAAATCCATACACTTGCTAACCTAATAACACTCGGAAGAAATTGAATTCATTACCTGTTCCCTCTTAACTTGAACCAAGCTTCTGCGCAATGCAAATGTGCAAGGCCAAGCTCGTTTTTGCATTTGCAACCAATCTCAATCAAGTCCTGACTTACTGACTTATTATTATCACCAGTAGCCACCACCTCAGGTGATTGATCTGAACCAAAATGACAAATCCTGCAGATTCTTTCTCCTTCACCACTCAAATCAACCGTGTGGAACTCCTTCTTCGCCTTTGCTTTTGAAGTATCACTCTCTGCCTCGTTGCAGCTTACCGCACTAACATTATCCGCAACTCCCTCATGAACAGCATGAGCTGAAGAAatgttactactactactgcaGCTAACACCATCTTTGGCCATTCTTgaatcagtttcttcttcaatcaaCACCTTTTTTGAGATAGAGTCACTGGTCTGACCCTTAACACCACCCTCAAGCACAACATCACTCGAATTCTCACAAACACTGATTGATTTCGAACAACTTCTCGGGTCcattttaattcatatataccACAAAAGAGGAGGGCTTTTGAATCCTACAAAGTCCAAGATCCATAAAACCCCTCTTAGTATGAATGTATCAAACAAAGAGCCgacataaacaacaacaaccctgTAAAATTGTAAATGCTCCAACACAACGATTTTAATTCGTTTTAAAACCCTACTGGTAAACAAAGTTGTAATAAGAGacataaaaaccaaaccttACCCAGAATCCAGATCCACCTCAAAAGAGCTCTCTTGCAACAGCAACAAATAAAGCGGCGAACTTTAAGGTTTAGGTAGCGTCAGAGAATCTGTGGgaacaaacaaatctcaaagaaaaagaaaaaaggtttcttTTTCAGCTTTAGGCCTCAGATCTTTAAGCAACTGGAGAAATcaatcagctttttttttttatcatcatggCTCTAGGAAACGTATGCTAGCTCGTGGCTACAGTTACCTGCAAAAATATCTTAATCAGCTCTGCTTTGCTCTCTCTAGATTGCAaaggttccttttttttttttttttacaatttactttaaaaaaaaaacactttccGTTTCAATTTTGTCTTTCTATAAAACTCTGTGTTCCACTTTAGGCAGTAAAGCTAAAACTAATTTGTGTGAGAGATTTAATATGAAAGCACCTTTCTTTTGGGTAAAGAGAAGGGGAGCTAACAGAATAATGTTTGGTGAAGATGAGAACAACTTGTATCAACTATAATTCAaaccaattaaataaaaattcccTATTTAAgttaacatttatatata
This genomic window contains:
- the LOC104786144 gene encoding uncharacterized protein LOC104786144, which produces MDPRSCSKSISVCENSSDVVLEGGVKGQTSDSISKKVLIEEETDSRMAKDGVSCSSSSNISSAHAVHEGVADNVSAVSCNEAESDTSKAKAKKEFHTVDLSGEGERICRICHFGSDQSPEVVATGDNNKSVSQDLIEIGCKCKNELGLAHLHCAEAWFKLRGNSVCEICGCTAKNITVRLMEDWSGERDNTLDERRRRGRGQSCCIFMLFLLSILLLHWFFKKFSGYYQNK